One Rosa chinensis cultivar Old Blush chromosome 5, RchiOBHm-V2, whole genome shotgun sequence genomic region harbors:
- the LOC112202226 gene encoding pentatricopeptide repeat-containing protein At1g12300, mitochondrial has translation MPCSYSYCTTRGMLFLNSTSLVALLHSQSSNPSKCRETQLGNGPSKPRVSSVEDVLKVFDEMLHRRPLPSVVRFNQLLGQLAKQKHYSAVLSLNRQMGLIGISSDAYTLTVVINCYCHLNQMGFSLSILGQFFKLGLQPSVFTFNTLINGFVLENQVAEAARLFSKMVEQGNCPPDVVTFNTLIKGFCLMGNNREAIQLLGKMEERGCKPNIVAYSTIIDSLCKDTLVDEAWNLLSEMIAAGIAPDVVTYTCLIQGVCNIGRWKEATRLLNEMVSQNIFPNLLTFNVLVDALCKQRMVAETNSVIEMMIQRGIEPNMITYNSLMDGYCLRGEMDEAKQVFDLMISKGSMVEVQSCNILINGYCKGKMIDKAYNIFREMPLRGLVPDIITYTTLIDGFCKARRLQEAEKLFSEMQGCGQHPNIRTYAVLLDALCSNQQLSKAIELLREMKDKKLELNIVVYTIIIEGLLKAGKVESATEVFSSLSSKVVQPNVWTYNVMITGLCNGGLLVEAEKLFREMEQKGCSADGWTYNSIIRGFINNNEASRAMGLIQEMVERGFSADASTTELIVNLLSKDRVDPSLLPLLKNS, from the coding sequence ATGCCTTGTTCTTATTCGTATTGTACCACAAGAGGTATGCTATTTCTTAACTCTACCAGTCTTGTTGCTTTGCTTCATTCTCAATCCTCAAACCCAAGCAAATGTAGAGAAACCCAGCTAGGAAATGGGCCCTCAAAGCCCAGAGTGAGTAGTGTTGAGGACGTCTTgaaggtgttcgatgaaatgcttCACAGGCGTCCTCTGCCGTCTGTTGTCCGCTTCAATCAACTCTTGGGCCAACTTGCCAAACAGAAACACTATTCTGCAGTCCTCTCTTTGAATAGGCAAATGGGTCTCATCGGAATCTCTTCTGATGCTTACACTCTAACCGTTGTCATCAATTGCTACTGCCATTTGAACCAAATGGGGTTTAGTTTGTCTATCTTGGGACAATTCTTTAAATTGGGTCTTCAACCAAGTGTCTTCACCTTCAACACCCTAATCAACGGATTTGTTCTCGAGAATCAAGTGGCTGAGGCAGCACGACTTTTCAGCAAAATGGTGGAGCAAGGTAACTGTCCGCCGGATGTAGTTACTTTCAACACACTAATAAAGGGCTTTTGCTTGATGGGAAACAACAGGGAAGCTATTCAGTTACTTGGAAAGATGGAAGAAAGAGGATGCAAGCCTAACATAGTTGCCTATAGCACCATCATCGACAGTCTTTGTAAGGATACACTAGTTGATGAAGCGTGGAACCTCTTATCAGAAATGATTGCTGCAGGTATTGCTCCAGACGTTGTTACTTACACTTGTTTGATTCAAGGAGTTTGCAATATAGGCCGGTGGAAAGAAGCTACAAGGTTGTTGAATGAAATGGTGAGTCAAAATATCTTTCCGAATCTCCTCACCTTCAATGTCTTGGTTGATGCACTTTGTAAGCAGAGAATGGTCGCGGAAACCAATAGTGTCATTGAGATGATGATTCAAAGAGGAATTGAACCTAACATGATTACATACAATTCCCTTATGGACGGTTACTGTTTGCGAGGAGAAATGGACGAGGCGAAACAAGTTTTTGATCTTATGATTAGCAAGGGCTCCATGGTTGAGGTTCAGAGTTGTAACATATTGATTAACGGATATTGCAAGGGTAAAATGATCGATAAGGCTTACAATATTTTCAGGGAAATGCCTCTTAGGGGTCTTGTTCCTGATATCATTACTTATACCACTCTTATTGATGGCTTTTGTAAAGCGAGGAGACTACAAGAAGCAGAAAAGTTGTTCTCCGAGATGCAAGGTTGTGGCCAACATCCAAATATTCGAACTTATGCTGTTTTACTTGACGCCCTATGTAGCAACCAGCAACTTTCAAAGGCAATAGAATTGCTTAGAGAGATGAAGGACAAGAAGTTGGAACTAAATATTGTAGTTTACACTATTATCATTGAAGGTTTGCTGAAAGCTGGGAAAGTTGAATCTGCAACAGAGGTCTTCTCTAGTTTGTCATCAAAAGTAGTTCAGCCTAATGTGTGGACATACAATGTCATGATTACGGGACTTTGTAACGGTGGCCTCTTAGTTGAAGCGGAAAAGTTGTTTAGAGAAATGGAACAAAAGGGCTGTTCTGCTGACGGCTGGACCTATAACTCAATTATCCGGGGGTTTATCAATAATAATGAAGCATCAAGGGCTATGGGACTTATTCAAGAAATGGTCGAGAGGGGTTTCTCTGCAGATGCATCAACTACGGAGTTAATAGTTAATTTATTGTCTAAGGATAGAGTAGATCCCTCTTTGTTGCCATTGTTGAAAAATTCATGA
- the LOC112164883 gene encoding E3 ubiquitin-protein ligase DA2L isoform X2 translates to MGNKLGKRRQVIDEKYTRPQGLYHHKDVDHKKLRKLILESKLAPCYPGLEDCIRDLEECPICFLFYPSLNRSRCCMKGICTECFLQMKVPNSTRPTQCPFCKTTNYAVEFRGVKSKEEKGQEQIEEQRVIEAKIRMRQQELQDEEERMQNRQLNSSSRNMAPIGDEYSSVTVPSSTYPAEGEEVISSQDSCATVFRPTPPPGAYREDELDLDLDDIMLMEAIWLSIQENGRHKAPTYVDAARSEQFVTRQSYDSSAIIPSVSGSSSSPSGGLACAIAALAERQQTSGESSIDPGGNNVSTFNMVPGTSRFYNRVDGESENYQPAVSLSELSIDHGTSSTQDEREWNGETTRSSYASSDTTEDAGTTSALPTSDEIEGDLQNAPGHIVPESFEEQMMLAMAVSLAEARAVTSGPGVSWQ, encoded by the exons ATGGGTAATAAACTCGGAAAAAGGAGACAGGTGATTGATGAGAAGTATACAAGGCCTCAGGGTCTATACCACCATAAAGATGTGGATCATAAGAAACTCAGGAAGCTCATACTTGAATCTAAGCTTGCTCCATGCTATCCTGGACTTGAAGACTGCATTCGGGATCTTGAAGAATGCCCAATTTGCTTTCTG tTTTATCCAAGTCTCAACAGATCAAGATGTTGCATGAAAGGCATTTGTACAG AGTGTTTTTTGCAGATGAAAGTGCCCAATTCAACTCGTCCTACGCA GTGCCCTTTCTGCAAAACCACCAATTATGCTGTGGAGTTTCGGGGTGTAAAATCTAAGGAGGAGAAGGGCCAGGAACAAATT GAAGAACAACGAGTCATTGAAGCAAAAATTAGAATGCGACAGCAAGAACTTCAGGATGAAGAGGAAAGAATGCAAAATAGACAACTAAATTCTTCTAGCAGAAACATGGCACCAATCGGGGATGAATACAGCTCTGTAACTG TTCCATCTTCCACTTATCCTGCGGAAGGAGAGGAAGTCATTTCTTCTCAGGATTCATGTGCTACAGTGTTTAGACCAACTCCACCTCCAGGAGCATACAG GGAGGATGAACTTGATCTGGATCTTGACGATATAATGCTCATGGAAGCAATTTGGCTTTCTATTCAG GAGAATGGGAGACATAAGGCTCCAACTTATGTTGATGCTGCTCGATCTGAACAATTTGTCACAAGACAAAGCTATGACTCATCAGCCATTATACCTTCAGTTTCCGGGTCATCATCATCCCCATCTGGGGGTCTTGCTTGTGCAATAGCTGCCCTTGCGGAACGGCAACAAACGAGTGGGGAATCCTCCATTGATCCTGGTGGCAATAATGTATCAACTTTTAATATGGTTCCAGGCACTAGCAGGTTTTACAACAGGGTGGATGGAGAATCTGAGAATTATCAGCCTGCAGTTAGCCTTTCTGAATTGTCAATCGATCACGGGACATCATCGACTCAAGATGAGAGAGAATGGAATGGTGAGACAACGCGGTCAAGTTATGCAAGCTCTGACACAACCGAAGATGCTGGCACTACTTCTGCATTACCGACCTCGGATGAGATTGAGGGTGACCTTCAAAATGCCCCAGGCCACATCGTTCCTGAGAGTTTTGAGGAGCAGATGATGCTGGCCATGGCCGTTTCTCTGGCTGAGGCGAGAGCTGTGACTAGTGGACCTGGAGTTTCGTGGCAGTAG
- the LOC112202227 gene encoding interactor of constitutive active ROPs 4, translating to MPRSRGSEVVQKPTLRGSHKLRTSSSDSDPLHHRPITDRSPKLGDRRSPRGSQSDPLSQKKLGTRLADLESQLGQAQDELKSLKEQLASAEAAKKEAQEKLDKKAKKPVVTSGPVKVRETHPPSESEESNKTDSCPSDDNSQRETDVFEVPAEKVKAETKVEPSKTDQVEEETKPIAISAEPPLVLEPEKSAFHDLALKNEEIDMLKAKLEEKEKEVEVFGQENQSLKNQVQEAAANISTAEAKEKEMALKSSKFEEELEASKANAAQLSEKLKATEDAKEALEAEMKKMRVQTEQWKKAADAAAAILAGGVEMNGRISERCGSMDKHFNGVFEPPGGGYAGFVGSPVADDLDDGFGSGKRKGSGIKMFGDLWRKKGQK from the exons ATGCCGCGATCAAG GGGATCTGAAGTGGTTCAAAAGCCAACTCTTCGAGGTTCACATAAGCTGAGGACTTCAAGCTCTGATTCAGATCCACTGCATCATCGACCAATCACTGACCGAAGTCCAAAGCTAGGAGATCGACGTTCCCCAAGAGGTTCACAATCGGATCCACTAAGCCAAAAAAAACTTGGAACCCGCCTTGCTGATTTAGAATCTCAACTTGGCCAAGCACAAGATGAGCTAAAGAGTCTAAAAGAACAATTGGCTTCAGCTGAAGCTGCAAAGAAAGAAGCCCAAGAAAAGCTGGACAAGAAAGCTAAGAAACCAGTTGTGACTTCAGGGCCAGTGAAAGTCCGCGAAACACATCCTCCATCGGAAAGTGAAGAATCTAACAAAACAGATAGCTGTCCCTCAGATGACAACAGCCAAAGGGAAACTGATGTCTTTGAAGTCCCTGCAGAAAAAGTTAAAGCTGAGACAAAGGTTGAGCCTAGCAAGACTGATCAGgtggaagaagaaaccaaaccAATAGCTATTTCAGCTGAACCACCATTGGTTTTGGAGCCAGAGAAGTCAGCCTTCCATGACTTGGCTTTGAAAAATGAAGAGATAGACATGCTAAAAGCCAAGTtggaagagaaggaaaaagaggTAGAGGTGTTTGGTCAAGAAAATCAGAGTTTAAAGAATCAAGTACAGGAAGCAGCTGCAAACATCTCAACTGCTGAAGCAAAGGAAAAGGAAATGGCCTTGAAGTCGAGCAAGTTTGAAGAAGAGCTGGAAGCAAGTAAAGCTAATGCAGCACAGTTGAGTGAGAAGCTGAAAGCAACAGAAGATGCAAAGGAAGCACTGGAAGctgagatgaagaagatgagagtgCAGACAGAGCAGTGGAAAAAGGCTGCAGATGCTGCTGCAGCAATTCTTGCTGGGGGTGTGGAGATGAATGGGAGGATTTCCGAGAGGTGTGGCTCCATGGACAAGCACTTTAATGGAGTATTTGAGCCCCCGGGTGGTGGCTATGCTGGTTTTGTGGGATCACCTGTTGCTGATGATTTGGATGATGGTTTTGGTAGTGGAAAACGAAAGGGTTCAGGGATAAAAATGTTTGGTGACTTGTGGAGAAAGAAGGGCCAGAAATGA
- the LOC112164883 gene encoding E3 ubiquitin-protein ligase DA2L isoform X1, with translation MGNKLGKRRQVIDEKYTRPQGLYHHKDVDHKKLRKLILESKLAPCYPGLEDCIRDLEECPICFLFYPSLNRSRCCMKGICTECFLQMKVPNSTRPTQCPFCKTTNYAVEFRGVKSKEEKGQEQIEEQRVIEAKIRMRQQELQDEEERMQNRQLNSSSRNMAPIGDEYSSVTELLAVPSSTYPAEGEEVISSQDSCATVFRPTPPPGAYREDELDLDLDDIMLMEAIWLSIQENGRHKAPTYVDAARSEQFVTRQSYDSSAIIPSVSGSSSSPSGGLACAIAALAERQQTSGESSIDPGGNNVSTFNMVPGTSRFYNRVDGESENYQPAVSLSELSIDHGTSSTQDEREWNGETTRSSYASSDTTEDAGTTSALPTSDEIEGDLQNAPGHIVPESFEEQMMLAMAVSLAEARAVTSGPGVSWQ, from the exons ATGGGTAATAAACTCGGAAAAAGGAGACAGGTGATTGATGAGAAGTATACAAGGCCTCAGGGTCTATACCACCATAAAGATGTGGATCATAAGAAACTCAGGAAGCTCATACTTGAATCTAAGCTTGCTCCATGCTATCCTGGACTTGAAGACTGCATTCGGGATCTTGAAGAATGCCCAATTTGCTTTCTG tTTTATCCAAGTCTCAACAGATCAAGATGTTGCATGAAAGGCATTTGTACAG AGTGTTTTTTGCAGATGAAAGTGCCCAATTCAACTCGTCCTACGCA GTGCCCTTTCTGCAAAACCACCAATTATGCTGTGGAGTTTCGGGGTGTAAAATCTAAGGAGGAGAAGGGCCAGGAACAAATT GAAGAACAACGAGTCATTGAAGCAAAAATTAGAATGCGACAGCAAGAACTTCAGGATGAAGAGGAAAGAATGCAAAATAGACAACTAAATTCTTCTAGCAGAAACATGGCACCAATCGGGGATGAATACAGCTCTGTAACTG AACTTCTGGCAGTTCCATCTTCCACTTATCCTGCGGAAGGAGAGGAAGTCATTTCTTCTCAGGATTCATGTGCTACAGTGTTTAGACCAACTCCACCTCCAGGAGCATACAG GGAGGATGAACTTGATCTGGATCTTGACGATATAATGCTCATGGAAGCAATTTGGCTTTCTATTCAG GAGAATGGGAGACATAAGGCTCCAACTTATGTTGATGCTGCTCGATCTGAACAATTTGTCACAAGACAAAGCTATGACTCATCAGCCATTATACCTTCAGTTTCCGGGTCATCATCATCCCCATCTGGGGGTCTTGCTTGTGCAATAGCTGCCCTTGCGGAACGGCAACAAACGAGTGGGGAATCCTCCATTGATCCTGGTGGCAATAATGTATCAACTTTTAATATGGTTCCAGGCACTAGCAGGTTTTACAACAGGGTGGATGGAGAATCTGAGAATTATCAGCCTGCAGTTAGCCTTTCTGAATTGTCAATCGATCACGGGACATCATCGACTCAAGATGAGAGAGAATGGAATGGTGAGACAACGCGGTCAAGTTATGCAAGCTCTGACACAACCGAAGATGCTGGCACTACTTCTGCATTACCGACCTCGGATGAGATTGAGGGTGACCTTCAAAATGCCCCAGGCCACATCGTTCCTGAGAGTTTTGAGGAGCAGATGATGCTGGCCATGGCCGTTTCTCTGGCTGAGGCGAGAGCTGTGACTAGTGGACCTGGAGTTTCGTGGCAGTAG